Proteins encoded in a region of the Chitinimonas sp. BJYL2 genome:
- the cysB gene encoding HTH-type transcriptional regulator CysB, with product MKLQQLRYLVEVAKQGLNVSDAAEALHTSQPGISKQIRLLEDELGVQVFVRNGKRVVDVTAPGKEILKISERILREAKNLKRVAEEFVNEQEGSLVVATTHTQARYALPPTIQDFMQRYPGVKLQIKQGSPTQICEYVLEGSADVVVATEGIDQFPELAKLDCYEWNRSIIVPDDHPLLDWKGPLPLEEVAKYPIITYDFAFAGRSKINRAFESKGITPNVVLTAIDTDVIKTYVGLGLGIGIIASMAFDARRDTGLFAIDASHLFEPSTTHIGIRRDAYLRGYTFAFIERFAPHLSRKVVEKALAKDEAD from the coding sequence ATGAAGCTTCAGCAACTGCGTTACCTGGTCGAGGTCGCCAAGCAAGGCCTCAATGTGTCGGATGCTGCCGAGGCGCTGCATACCTCCCAGCCCGGTATTTCCAAGCAGATCCGCCTGCTGGAGGACGAGCTCGGTGTGCAGGTGTTCGTGCGCAACGGCAAGCGCGTTGTGGATGTCACCGCTCCGGGCAAGGAAATCCTGAAGATTTCCGAGCGTATTTTGCGGGAAGCCAAGAACCTCAAGCGCGTGGCAGAAGAGTTCGTCAATGAGCAGGAAGGCAGCCTGGTCGTGGCGACCACGCACACTCAGGCGCGGTATGCCTTGCCGCCTACCATCCAGGATTTCATGCAGCGCTATCCGGGCGTGAAGCTGCAGATCAAGCAGGGTAGTCCCACACAGATTTGTGAATACGTGCTCGAAGGCTCGGCCGATGTGGTGGTGGCTACCGAGGGGATAGACCAGTTCCCTGAGCTGGCCAAACTCGATTGCTATGAATGGAATCGCAGCATCATCGTGCCGGACGATCATCCCTTGCTTGATTGGAAGGGCCCGCTGCCGCTGGAGGAAGTGGCCAAGTACCCGATCATTACCTACGACTTTGCCTTTGCAGGCCGCTCCAAGATCAACCGCGCGTTCGAGTCCAAGGGCATTACACCCAATGTGGTGCTGACGGCGATTGATACCGATGTGATCAAGACCTATGTCGGTTTGGGTCTGGGGATCGGCATCATTGCCAGCATGGCGTTTGATGCGCGCCGCGATACCGGCTTGTTCGCCATTGATGCCTCACACCTGTTCGAGCCCTCTACCACGCATATCGGTATCCGGCGCGATGCCTACCTGCGCGGTTACACCTTTGCTTTCATTGAGCGCTTTGCGCCGCACCTGAGCCGCAAGGTGGTGGAGAAGGCACTGGCCAAGGACGAGGCGGATTAA
- a CDS encoding serine hydrolase, with amino-acid sequence MNHQMALSGCMALLAIVTHAACPTGSTFDSTLGFCADTTYVYGPFTQSMTSACVSKGSGAICTATAPYSVNGTTLSLPRWTRTLVTSVRGKKACPAGTLVSSSHDNLCVETLGSITQVYANFSTSLTQRCTTLGGGNACLYTRWEGGLYNRAAFQQRLQTNLNSAWDRSGLPSVAVSVVTPDQGLVNASTGVAAPTTQAVDPSLHRYRFGSVSKNVTATLIMKLQEAGRLNIDDRLDQHIQIPGLPNGNTMTIRQLLNHSAGVGDYLNESSAFLSSTSDSGHLYTDSEIVGYINALGAQFAAGSSYAYSNGNFYLLSMLAEQKTGMPLDEAVRQWVTQPLGLGNLFMDLNSTSTQRISNLVESSRAYAYSTSSVKGAGALVGTPAEVAQYIKSTFHGGFLNTASVNAMQSAQTNSTGYGLGTIRFTSASGIPYFGHTGTLLNYKSLMYYIPSMGASVAMSTNDYPSTSTWDRIRDAVFNTVAAQYSGYCSSNGC; translated from the coding sequence ATGAATCATCAGATGGCACTTTCCGGATGCATGGCACTGCTGGCAATCGTCACCCATGCGGCCTGCCCGACCGGCAGCACCTTTGACAGCACACTCGGCTTCTGTGCGGATACCACATATGTTTATGGCCCATTCACGCAAAGCATGACCAGTGCCTGTGTCAGCAAAGGTAGCGGCGCAATATGCACTGCCACAGCACCCTATAGCGTGAATGGCACCACGCTCAGTCTGCCTCGCTGGACCCGCACACTGGTTACCAGCGTCCGAGGCAAGAAGGCTTGCCCGGCGGGAACACTGGTTAGCAGCAGTCATGACAATCTGTGCGTGGAAACACTCGGCAGCATTACCCAAGTCTATGCCAACTTCTCCACGAGCCTGACCCAACGATGCACCACCCTGGGTGGCGGCAACGCCTGCCTCTATACGCGCTGGGAAGGCGGGTTGTACAACCGCGCGGCATTTCAACAACGCTTGCAAACCAACTTGAACAGCGCTTGGGACCGCAGCGGGCTCCCAAGTGTGGCAGTGTCAGTCGTGACGCCAGATCAGGGCCTGGTCAATGCCTCGACCGGTGTTGCTGCGCCGACGACGCAAGCTGTAGACCCATCTCTGCATCGATACCGCTTCGGCAGTGTCAGCAAGAACGTCACCGCAACGTTGATCATGAAGCTTCAGGAAGCGGGCAGGCTGAACATCGATGATCGTCTGGATCAGCACATCCAGATACCTGGTTTGCCCAACGGCAACACGATGACCATTCGCCAGCTGCTGAACCACTCGGCCGGCGTGGGAGATTACCTGAACGAGAGCAGCGCCTTTCTCAGCTCAACCAGCGACAGCGGGCACCTCTATACCGATTCCGAAATCGTGGGCTATATCAATGCGCTGGGCGCTCAGTTCGCGGCCGGCAGCAGCTACGCTTACAGCAATGGCAATTTCTACCTGCTGAGCATGCTGGCGGAGCAAAAAACCGGGATGCCCTTGGATGAGGCGGTGCGTCAATGGGTTACCCAACCGCTGGGACTGGGCAATCTTTTCATGGACCTGAACAGCACCAGCACACAACGTATCAGCAATCTAGTCGAGAGCAGCCGGGCCTATGCGTACTCAACCAGCAGTGTCAAAGGTGCAGGTGCACTGGTAGGCACGCCGGCGGAGGTGGCGCAGTACATCAAATCGACCTTCCATGGCGGCTTCCTGAATACCGCATCGGTCAATGCCATGCAAAGCGCGCAAACCAACAGTACTGGCTATGGGCTGGGCACCATCCGTTTCACGTCAGCCAGCGGCATCCCCTACTTCGGCCATACAGGCACCCTGCTGAACTACAAGTCTCTGATGTATTACATTCCCAGCATGGGCGCCTCGGTAGCGATGAGTACGAATGACTACCCCAGCACATCGACATGGGACAGGATACGCGACGCCGTTTTCAACACGGTTGCCGCCCAATATAGCGGCTACTGCAGCAGCAACGGCTGCTAA
- a CDS encoding head GIN domain-containing protein, whose protein sequence is MKLLLIPALGLMLTACSIHVDTDEKTGDVRNVHVSIGSLGGVKGNGKAATENRTMAAVKEVESTGSVDVDIRIGDTPGLVVSGDENLLPLIETEVSGDRLTIRTRKSFSTDQPLKVVVTTPSLSRVKHTGSGDVSVDGLKEGDLDVESTGSGETRVAGKVASLGLRMIGSGDFSGESLMPANVKVDLTGSGDVLLGSVTVERFEASIKGSGSVTAKGIAKQLVGSVMGSGDLQLDALKSETAEVSVLGSGDVAISASQAIKATATGSGEITVHGQPAKQEINGKNVTIVS, encoded by the coding sequence ATGAAACTGCTGCTGATCCCCGCGCTGGGCCTGATGCTCACTGCCTGTAGCATCCATGTGGATACCGACGAGAAAACCGGTGATGTGCGCAATGTGCACGTCTCCATCGGCAGCCTTGGCGGCGTAAAGGGCAATGGCAAGGCGGCGACCGAGAACCGCACCATGGCTGCGGTCAAGGAAGTGGAGTCCACCGGCTCGGTGGATGTGGACATCCGCATCGGTGATACGCCGGGCCTGGTGGTGAGTGGTGACGAGAACCTGCTGCCGCTGATCGAGACCGAAGTATCGGGTGATCGCCTCACCATCCGTACCCGCAAGTCGTTCTCGACTGACCAGCCACTCAAGGTCGTGGTGACGACGCCTTCGCTGTCACGCGTCAAGCACACCGGCTCGGGAGATGTGAGTGTGGATGGCCTCAAGGAAGGTGATCTGGACGTGGAATCCACCGGCTCGGGCGAAACGCGCGTGGCAGGCAAAGTGGCTTCGCTGGGTTTGCGCATGATCGGTTCGGGTGACTTCAGCGGGGAGTCGCTGATGCCAGCCAATGTCAAAGTAGACCTCACCGGCTCGGGCGATGTACTGCTCGGCAGCGTGACGGTGGAGCGCTTCGAGGCCAGCATCAAGGGCTCGGGCAGCGTAACGGCCAAGGGGATCGCCAAGCAGCTGGTGGGTAGCGTGATGGGCTCTGGCGACTTGCAGCTGGACGCGCTCAAATCCGAAACGGCCGAGGTGAGCGTGCTGGGCTCGGGTGATGTGGCGATTTCGGCCAGTCAGGCGATCAAGGCAACGGCGACCGGCTCGGGTGAGATTACCGTGCATGGGCAGCCAGCCAAGCAGGAGATCAACGGTAAGAACGTAACGATTGTTTCCTGA
- a CDS encoding bifunctional diguanylate cyclase/phosphodiesterase, with the protein MLVNDQTCLLLEALQRSANDALLIFDAGLICRFVNSAACALTGSSKEGMMDYPASSLFQPESFYAQLRPALEQALGGASARLKVMRQHADGRWLNYSTSIEPISDTSGRIDGVVVSAHDITEALQQAERARLAVLMFEHSTEGLMIIAADQRIRLINPAFTALTGFAAEDIVGQYPQTLTPNDAAGHRYTDIWHALDYSNSWQGDVVYRCRDGRLLATWQSVIRVTDQEGAVEHYLAVITDLTERQRYEEQMEKLVYYDLLTNLPNRSLLADRMTQAMARAERSGDPVGVVFVDLDRFKAINDTLGPNQGDQVLRAVAQRLLDLVPAGATVSRYGADQFVLLLPDLDTPEDLAPLCQQYLQALAKPHQVGTEALTVTASIGIAVYPYDDNAHESLTQRAETAMQAAKKAGRNAFRFFTQDMNQRSTELLLLDNMLRRALSEQQLLLYYQPQIDIRTRQIIGMEALMRWQHPDLGLVPPNRFIPVAEESGLIVPMGQWAVEEACRQNKAWQDAGLLFAPVAVNVSARQFAEQLQAVTANALASAGLAAEWLELEVTESTLMDDVEGAILTLNSLKQMGVRLSIDDFGTGYSSLGYLKRFPLDKLKVDRSFVIDILTDSDDAAIAAAIISLAKNLRLQVIAEGVETAEQLAFLADLGCEEMQGYLVAAPLPPDEVPGFIARWQAS; encoded by the coding sequence ATGCTGGTCAACGACCAAACCTGCCTATTGCTTGAAGCCCTGCAACGCAGCGCCAATGACGCCTTGCTGATTTTTGACGCAGGCCTGATCTGCCGCTTCGTGAACAGTGCCGCCTGCGCGCTGACAGGATCGAGCAAGGAAGGGATGATGGATTACCCGGCCAGCAGCCTGTTCCAGCCCGAATCCTTTTACGCCCAGCTGCGCCCCGCACTCGAACAGGCACTGGGCGGCGCCAGTGCCCGGCTCAAAGTCATGCGCCAGCATGCCGACGGCCGATGGCTCAATTACAGCACCAGCATTGAGCCGATCAGCGATACCAGCGGCCGCATTGATGGCGTGGTAGTCAGCGCGCACGACATCACCGAAGCACTGCAGCAAGCCGAACGCGCCCGGCTGGCCGTGCTGATGTTCGAGCACAGCACCGAAGGCCTGATGATCATTGCTGCCGACCAGCGCATCCGTCTGATCAACCCGGCCTTTACCGCGCTGACCGGCTTTGCCGCCGAGGATATCGTTGGCCAGTATCCGCAGACATTGACCCCCAACGACGCCGCCGGCCACCGCTACACCGATATCTGGCACGCGCTCGATTACAGCAACAGCTGGCAGGGTGACGTGGTTTACCGCTGTCGTGATGGCCGTTTGCTGGCGACTTGGCAATCGGTGATACGGGTCACGGATCAGGAGGGTGCCGTTGAGCACTATCTGGCCGTGATCACCGACCTGACCGAACGCCAGCGCTACGAAGAACAGATGGAAAAGCTGGTCTACTATGACCTGCTGACCAACCTGCCCAATCGCTCCCTGCTGGCAGACCGCATGACCCAGGCTATGGCTCGTGCCGAACGCAGCGGTGATCCGGTGGGTGTGGTGTTTGTAGATCTGGATCGCTTCAAGGCCATCAACGATACCCTGGGCCCGAATCAAGGCGACCAGGTCTTGCGCGCCGTGGCCCAGCGCCTGCTTGACCTGGTGCCAGCCGGCGCGACGGTGAGCCGCTATGGGGCCGATCAGTTCGTGCTGCTGCTGCCTGATCTCGATACGCCTGAAGACCTGGCACCGTTATGCCAACAATATCTGCAGGCCCTGGCCAAGCCGCATCAGGTGGGCACAGAGGCCCTGACCGTAACCGCCAGTATCGGGATTGCCGTCTACCCCTATGACGACAATGCCCACGAGAGCCTGACCCAGCGTGCCGAGACCGCCATGCAGGCCGCCAAGAAGGCTGGCCGCAATGCCTTCCGCTTTTTCACCCAGGACATGAACCAGCGCAGCACCGAATTGCTGCTGCTGGACAATATGCTGCGCCGGGCGCTCAGCGAGCAGCAGTTGCTGCTCTATTACCAGCCGCAGATTGATATCCGGACCCGTCAGATCATCGGCATGGAAGCCCTGATGCGCTGGCAGCATCCCGATCTGGGGCTGGTGCCACCCAACCGCTTCATTCCCGTGGCCGAGGAGTCCGGCCTGATCGTGCCCATGGGCCAGTGGGCCGTCGAGGAAGCCTGTCGCCAGAACAAGGCTTGGCAGGATGCCGGGCTGCTGTTTGCCCCGGTGGCCGTCAACGTATCGGCGCGCCAGTTCGCTGAGCAGTTGCAAGCGGTAACCGCCAATGCGCTGGCCAGCGCAGGTCTTGCGGCAGAATGGCTGGAACTGGAAGTGACCGAGAGCACCCTGATGGATGATGTGGAAGGCGCCATCCTGACGCTCAACTCACTCAAGCAAATGGGTGTGCGCCTCTCGATCGATGACTTTGGTACGGGTTACTCCTCACTGGGCTACCTCAAGCGTTTCCCGCTGGACAAACTCAAGGTGGATCGCTCCTTCGTCATCGACATCCTCACCGACAGCGACGATGCCGCGATTGCGGCCGCCATCATCAGTCTGGCCAAGAACCTGCGCCTGCAGGTAATTGCCGAGGGTGTGGAAACCGCCGAACAGCTCGCCTTCCTGGCCGATCTGGGCTGTGAAGAAATGCAGGGTTATCTGGTCGCCGCGCCACTCCCTCCCGACGAGGTACCGGGTTTCATCGCACGCTGGCAGGCCAGCTGA
- the uvrB gene encoding excinuclease ABC subunit UvrB — MIVTFPNSPFRLHQPFPPAGDQPTAINELVEGLEDGLRFQTLLGVTGSGKTYTMANVIARTGRPAIVMAPNKTLAAQLYAEFREFFPENAVEYFVSYYDYYQPEAYVPSRDLFIEKDSQINEHIEQMRLSATKAMLERPDCIIVATVSAIYGIGDPSDYHKMILHVKEGEKMPQSELVTRLVQMQYERNEIDFSRGTFRVRGDVIDVFPAENADLAVRIGMFDDEIEQIQLFDPLTGHVRQRLGRFTVFPSSHYVTPRATVLRAMETIKDELRDRLAFFHKEHKVVEAQRLDQRTKFDLEMLQEMGFCKGIENYSRHFSGKPPGAPPPTLIDYLPRGALMFLDESHVMIGQVGAMYKGDRSRKENLVDYGFRLPSALDNRPLKFEEFEHMLPQTVFVSATPAKYEAEKQGKVVEQLVRPTGLVDPIIHVRPVATQVDDLMSEIRKRTAVGERVLVTTLTKRMAEQLTDYLTEHGIKVRYLHSDVDTVERVEILRDLRLGEFDVLIGINLLREGLDIPEVSLVAILDADKEGFLRSERSLIQTIGRAARNLNGTAILYGDRITDSMKRAIDETERRRAKQVAFNEANGITPRGVQKRIKDIIDGVYDEDEARATRLERKRQLVLDELDEKALAKELKAIEKAMLDAAKNLEFEKAAELRDQLHKLRERVFGAA, encoded by the coding sequence ATGATCGTTACCTTCCCGAACAGTCCGTTCCGTTTGCACCAACCGTTTCCGCCTGCGGGCGACCAGCCCACGGCCATCAACGAACTGGTCGAAGGGCTCGAAGATGGCTTGCGCTTCCAGACCCTGCTGGGCGTGACCGGTTCGGGCAAGACCTACACCATGGCCAACGTGATTGCGCGCACTGGCCGTCCGGCCATCGTGATGGCGCCCAACAAAACGCTGGCCGCGCAGCTGTATGCCGAATTCCGCGAGTTCTTCCCCGAGAATGCGGTCGAATATTTTGTTTCTTATTACGATTACTACCAGCCCGAAGCCTATGTGCCGAGCCGCGACCTGTTCATTGAAAAGGATTCGCAGATCAACGAGCACATCGAGCAGATGCGTCTGAGTGCCACCAAGGCCATGCTGGAGCGGCCCGACTGCATCATCGTGGCGACCGTATCGGCGATCTACGGTATCGGCGACCCGTCCGATTACCACAAGATGATCCTGCACGTGAAAGAGGGCGAAAAGATGCCTCAGTCCGAGCTGGTCACGCGGCTGGTGCAGATGCAGTACGAGCGCAATGAAATCGACTTCAGCCGCGGTACCTTCCGCGTACGCGGCGATGTGATCGACGTGTTCCCGGCCGAAAACGCCGATCTGGCCGTGCGTATCGGCATGTTCGACGACGAGATCGAGCAGATCCAGCTCTTCGATCCGCTCACCGGCCATGTACGCCAGCGTCTGGGCCGCTTTACCGTATTCCCGTCCAGCCATTACGTGACGCCGCGCGCCACCGTGCTGCGTGCCATGGAAACCATCAAGGATGAACTGCGTGACCGGCTGGCGTTCTTTCATAAGGAACACAAAGTGGTGGAGGCGCAGCGGCTGGACCAGCGCACCAAGTTCGATCTGGAAATGCTGCAAGAGATGGGTTTCTGCAAGGGCATCGAGAACTACTCGCGGCACTTTTCCGGCAAGCCGCCGGGCGCACCGCCCCCCACGCTGATCGACTACCTGCCGCGCGGCGCACTCATGTTCCTGGATGAAAGCCACGTGATGATCGGGCAGGTGGGCGCCATGTACAAAGGCGACCGTTCCCGCAAGGAAAACCTCGTCGACTATGGCTTCCGTCTGCCCAGCGCGCTCGATAACCGTCCGCTCAAGTTCGAAGAGTTCGAGCACATGTTGCCGCAAACCGTGTTTGTCTCGGCTACACCCGCCAAGTACGAGGCGGAGAAACAGGGCAAGGTGGTGGAACAGCTGGTGCGGCCGACGGGCCTGGTGGACCCCATCATCCATGTGCGTCCGGTGGCCACGCAGGTGGATGATCTGATGAGCGAGATCCGCAAGCGCACCGCCGTGGGCGAGCGCGTGCTGGTGACCACGCTGACCAAACGCATGGCCGAGCAGCTCACTGATTACCTCACCGAGCACGGCATCAAGGTGCGCTACTTGCACTCCGACGTGGATACGGTGGAGCGCGTGGAGATCCTCCGCGATCTGCGCCTGGGCGAGTTCGATGTGCTCATCGGTATCAACCTCCTGCGGGAGGGGCTCGATATTCCTGAAGTCTCGCTGGTGGCGATACTGGATGCCGACAAGGAAGGCTTCCTCCGTAGCGAGCGCAGCCTGATCCAGACCATCGGCCGCGCCGCGCGTAACCTCAACGGTACGGCCATTCTTTATGGCGACCGGATTACCGATTCGATGAAGCGTGCCATCGACGAAACCGAGCGGCGCCGCGCCAAGCAGGTGGCGTTCAACGAGGCTAACGGCATTACGCCGCGCGGGGTGCAAAAGCGCATCAAGGACATTATCGACGGCGTGTATGACGAGGACGAGGCCCGCGCCACCCGGCTGGAACGCAAGCGCCAGCTGGTGCTCGACGAGCTGGATGAAAAAGCCCTCGCCAAGGAACTCAAGGCTATCGAGAAAGCCATGCTGGATGCCGCCAAGAACCTAGAGTTCGAGAAGGCGGCGGAACTGCGCGATCAGCTTCACAAGCTGCGTGAACGGGTGTTTGGCGCCGCCTGA
- a CDS encoding methyl-accepting chemotaxis protein, with protein sequence MFSNWSVQKKILVSVALILLASLLTVGLVSARLFKTALTERLEQYELVRTVEAIRNELDKSVSVPLSQAQQLAANTFVLDWMAAGEPAEGVPLWQRYAKRLKEQSGAAMVSWTSETTRNYYNDEKGVARQVDPDGADGWFKAFLASGQSHGFNLGAEPGKPNVMMFINTLAKDDKGQRAVASLGIDVTAMADRVRQMAIGKSGQVFVVDEAGKIQIHRDPALVKVDNKVDLASLPGMTEVAPTLLNKGNFNLGHYRSPNGPMVVVSSHLPTAGWFVVVEIAEAEVYGPVTRTMQWMVVIDLVILLVSLALIFYVTTTITQPLGKLRDAMRSLTSGQGDLTVRLNASSGDEIGEIAKSFNQFMEQLRSMFLRVRDQTHHLNSSVEQLGQMTDHLSEGSRDSASLAEATAATIEQITVSVAHIADNTRAAAHTVEQAGALSADSAESVGRVSGEISHVSQSMDVLAGVMSDLEARSGQVSSIASVIKEIADQTNLLALNAAIEAARAGEQGRGFAVVADEVRKLAERTGQATLEIDKMVGSMRQATEQALSKVGQTHDSVRSGVDLVDVALAHIAKIQVNMAEVITKTTEIRDAATEQSRATEEMARAAERMSARAQEGDAELHRTSQVIDQLEQLSVELNQVVDSFRL encoded by the coding sequence CCATACGCAACGAGCTGGACAAATCGGTGTCGGTACCGCTGAGCCAGGCACAGCAGCTGGCTGCCAATACCTTCGTACTGGACTGGATGGCCGCGGGCGAACCGGCCGAGGGGGTGCCGCTCTGGCAGCGCTATGCCAAACGGCTGAAGGAACAATCCGGCGCGGCCATGGTGTCGTGGACCTCCGAAACCACCCGCAACTATTACAACGATGAAAAAGGCGTGGCACGGCAAGTTGATCCGGATGGTGCGGACGGCTGGTTCAAGGCTTTTCTGGCCAGCGGCCAGTCCCATGGATTCAACCTGGGTGCCGAGCCCGGCAAACCCAATGTGATGATGTTCATCAACACCCTGGCCAAAGACGATAAAGGCCAGCGTGCCGTCGCCAGCCTCGGAATCGACGTGACCGCCATGGCCGACCGTGTGCGCCAGATGGCCATCGGCAAGAGCGGTCAGGTATTCGTGGTGGATGAGGCCGGCAAGATCCAGATTCACCGCGACCCGGCGCTGGTAAAGGTGGATAACAAGGTCGATCTGGCCAGCCTGCCGGGCATGACCGAGGTGGCACCCACCCTGCTCAACAAAGGCAACTTCAACCTGGGCCATTACCGCAGTCCGAACGGACCCATGGTGGTCGTTTCCAGCCATCTGCCCACGGCGGGCTGGTTTGTGGTGGTAGAGATCGCCGAGGCTGAGGTCTATGGCCCGGTGACCCGCACCATGCAATGGATGGTGGTGATTGATCTGGTCATCCTGCTGGTCTCGCTGGCGCTGATCTTTTATGTCACCACCACCATTACTCAGCCGCTCGGCAAGCTGCGCGATGCCATGCGCTCACTCACATCGGGCCAAGGCGACCTGACCGTGCGGCTCAATGCCAGCAGCGGCGACGAGATCGGTGAAATCGCCAAGAGCTTCAACCAGTTCATGGAGCAGCTGCGCAGCATGTTCCTGCGCGTACGGGATCAGACCCATCACCTCAACAGCAGCGTGGAGCAACTGGGGCAGATGACCGATCACCTGTCTGAGGGCTCTCGCGATAGCGCCTCGCTTGCCGAGGCCACCGCAGCCACCATTGAGCAGATCACCGTGAGCGTGGCCCATATTGCCGACAACACGCGCGCTGCCGCCCACACGGTGGAACAGGCCGGCGCCCTGTCGGCAGATAGCGCCGAATCGGTTGGTCGGGTATCCGGCGAGATCAGTCATGTCTCGCAATCCATGGATGTGCTGGCCGGGGTGATGAGTGATCTGGAGGCCCGTTCAGGTCAGGTCAGCTCGATTGCCAGCGTGATCAAGGAAATTGCCGACCAGACCAATCTGCTGGCGCTCAACGCGGCCATCGAAGCCGCCCGGGCTGGGGAGCAGGGGCGCGGCTTTGCGGTGGTGGCCGACGAGGTACGCAAGCTGGCCGAACGCACCGGGCAGGCCACGCTGGAAATCGACAAGATGGTCGGCTCGATGCGGCAGGCCACGGAGCAAGCGCTCAGCAAGGTCGGCCAGACCCACGATTCGGTGCGTAGCGGCGTCGATCTGGTGGATGTGGCGCTGGCCCATATCGCCAAGATCCAGGTCAACATGGCCGAGGTGATTACCAAAACCACCGAGATCCGCGATGCCGCCACCGAGCAATCGCGCGCCACCGAGGAAATGGCGAGGGCGGCAGAACGCATGTCGGCACGGGCGCAGGAAGGCGATGCCGAACTGCATCGCACCAGTCAGGTGATCGATCAGCTGGAGCAGCTCTCGGTAGAGCTGAATCAGGTGGTGGACAGCTTCCGCCTCTAA